A single region of the Acetivibrio cellulolyticus CD2 genome encodes:
- the mtnA gene encoding S-methyl-5-thioribose-1-phosphate isomerase: MKTLEFCNGVLKLVDQTKLPTEHKIVELSTYEEIADAIKTMIVRGAPAIGVTAAYGIVVAANSINISSTEQFFTELKKACDLIKSTRPTAVNLFWAVDRVYNKAVFNMDKPIDQIIKIIEAEACLMEKEDIDSNRAIGKFGNELIKENFTILTHCNAGALATCDHGTALGVIRSAHEAGKNINVFADETRPYLQGSRLTVWELMEDNIPVTLICDNMAGHFMKEGLIDCVIVGADRIALNGDTANKIGTYSVAVLAKENNIPFYVAAPISTIDFSIECGDEIPIEERNSDEVTHIKGVRIAPEGIKVRNPAFDVTPNKYISAIITDKGIIYPPFNENIPKYKD; the protein is encoded by the coding sequence ATGAAAACTTTGGAATTTTGTAACGGAGTGTTAAAGCTTGTCGACCAGACAAAGCTGCCTACAGAACATAAAATAGTTGAGCTTTCAACATATGAAGAGATAGCTGATGCAATTAAAACCATGATAGTAAGGGGTGCTCCAGCTATTGGTGTTACTGCTGCATATGGAATAGTTGTCGCAGCCAATTCAATAAATATCAGCTCAACCGAACAATTTTTTACCGAACTGAAAAAAGCTTGTGATTTAATTAAAAGCACTCGTCCAACAGCAGTAAACCTGTTTTGGGCCGTTGACAGGGTATATAACAAGGCTGTTTTCAATATGGACAAGCCTATTGACCAAATAATAAAAATTATTGAAGCTGAAGCATGCCTTATGGAAAAGGAAGACATCGATTCGAATAGAGCAATAGGCAAATTCGGAAATGAATTGATAAAAGAGAATTTCACCATACTTACACACTGCAATGCGGGAGCATTGGCTACATGCGATCACGGCACTGCACTCGGAGTGATACGTTCTGCTCATGAAGCAGGCAAAAACATAAATGTCTTCGCTGATGAGACAAGACCATATCTCCAGGGCTCAAGGCTGACTGTATGGGAGCTTATGGAGGACAATATACCTGTTACACTCATATGTGACAACATGGCAGGCCATTTCATGAAAGAAGGTTTAATTGACTGCGTAATAGTTGGTGCAGACAGAATAGCGTTAAATGGGGATACGGCAAACAAAATCGGAACATATTCTGTGGCAGTTCTTGCGAAAGAAAATAATATTCCTTTCTATGTCGCGGCTCCAATTTCTACAATTGACTTTTCAATAGAATGCGGAGATGAAATACCAATAGAAGAAAGAAACAGCGATGAAGTAACTCATATAAAAGGCGTCAGAATAGCACCAGAAGGAATCAAAGTCAGAAATCCGGCTTTTGATGTTACACCTAATAAATATATCTCTGCGATAATAACAGATAAAGGTATTATTTATCCTCCATTTAATGAAAACATACCTAAGTATAAGGATTGA
- a CDS encoding S-methyl-5'-thioadenosine phosphorylase — protein MEYNVDIGVFGGSGFYSFLENVEEVEIDTPYGKPSDKFAIATFEGKKIAFLPRHGKKHHLPPHMIPYRANIYAMKQLGVKKILAPTASGSLQAEIKPGDFVVCDQFVDRTSGRKDTFFDGPETKHPSPAHPYCPELRKLAIQAGKDLGITIHEKGTVVVIQGPRFSTVAESRWFNKMGWEVINMTQYPECYLAREMGICYANISLITDYDAGLEGRDDIAPVTEEEVLKVFADNNERIKKLLFEVIKRIDPSNINCKCCK, from the coding sequence ATGGAATACAATGTCGATATAGGAGTTTTTGGCGGTTCGGGCTTTTATTCTTTTTTGGAAAACGTAGAAGAAGTTGAAATTGATACACCTTATGGAAAACCCAGTGACAAATTTGCAATTGCAACCTTTGAAGGAAAGAAAATAGCATTTTTGCCACGCCACGGCAAAAAACATCATCTTCCACCCCATATGATACCATACAGAGCAAATATTTATGCTATGAAACAACTGGGGGTAAAAAAGATTTTAGCACCTACAGCTTCAGGAAGCCTTCAGGCTGAAATAAAGCCAGGAGACTTTGTTGTGTGCGATCAATTTGTAGACAGAACGTCTGGCCGTAAGGATACATTTTTTGACGGTCCTGAGACAAAGCATCCAAGTCCGGCTCACCCATATTGCCCTGAACTCAGAAAATTGGCCATTCAAGCCGGAAAAGACCTCGGAATAACAATACATGAAAAAGGAACAGTAGTAGTAATACAGGGTCCTAGATTCTCTACAGTAGCCGAAAGCCGTTGGTTTAATAAGATGGGCTGGGAAGTTATAAACATGACACAGTATCCCGAATGTTATTTAGCTAGAGAAATGGGTATCTGTTATGCAAACATATCTTTAATAACTGATTATGATGCGGGTCTGGAAGGTCGTGACGACATTGCTCCGGTTACCGAGGAAGAGGTATTAAAGGTATTTGCAGACAACAATGAAAGAATTAAAAAGCTTCTATTTGAAGTGATTAAGAGAATTGATCCATCCAACATCAACTGCAAATGCTGTAAATAA
- a CDS encoding TraR/DksA C4-type zinc finger protein yields the protein MDNMQMEFFKKMLMTQGKDVEGTINSMKEHGIGEQEGDEPDELSSYDNHPAELGTALFEAEINNALKVHEEHLLKDIHDALGRIYDGTYGKCAFCGKEIDRERLEALPYTRLCIGCETSKAVTMENLDRQRPVEELIWDAPLGRKYLNKREDDEFEGLDQFFDLVKYGSSDTPQDMGGYHDYEEFYTNEIDRQGIVDDMDRVSNEAYKRQLPD from the coding sequence ATGGATAACATGCAAATGGAATTTTTTAAAAAAATGCTTATGACTCAAGGCAAGGACGTTGAAGGTACGATAAACTCAATGAAAGAACATGGAATTGGAGAGCAGGAGGGGGATGAACCTGACGAACTGTCAAGCTATGATAATCATCCCGCGGAACTTGGAACAGCTCTCTTTGAAGCAGAAATAAACAACGCGCTTAAAGTTCATGAGGAACATTTATTAAAGGATATACATGATGCTTTAGGAAGAATATATGATGGAACTTATGGAAAATGTGCTTTTTGCGGAAAGGAAATTGACAGGGAAAGACTTGAAGCGCTGCCCTATACAAGATTATGTATAGGGTGTGAGACGAGCAAGGCGGTAACCATGGAAAATTTGGACAGACAGAGGCCGGTAGAGGAATTGATATGGGATGCACCACTTGGAAGAAAGTACCTCAATAAAAGAGAAGATGATGAATTTGAAGGCCTTGATCAATTTTTTGATCTTGTTAAATATGGGTCTTCGGATACACCACAGGATATGGGCGGCTACCATGATTATGAAGAGTTTTATACCAATGAAATAGACAGGCAGGGAATTGTAGATGATATGGATAGAGTATCGAATGAAGCTTATAAAAGACAACTTCCCGATTAG
- a CDS encoding spore coat protein, with the protein MQEKEMVNDLLSQINSSVTGYANVITQTQNPQLRQAIQQIRNNCETFQYDLFKLAEQKGFYQPAQPANPNDITQVKNQFSGTM; encoded by the coding sequence ATGCAAGAAAAAGAAATGGTGAATGACCTATTATCACAGATTAACAGCAGCGTTACAGGGTATGCAAACGTAATTACTCAAACCCAAAATCCACAGCTCCGTCAAGCTATACAGCAGATCAGAAATAACTGCGAAACATTCCAGTATGACTTATTTAAATTGGCGGAACAAAAAGGTTTTTACCAACCTGCACAACCAGCAAATCCAAATGATATAACACAGGTTAAAAACCAATTCAGTGGAACAATGTAG
- a CDS encoding vitamin B12 dependent-methionine synthase activation domain-containing protein — MNESNKIKYFEYIPSKPNESMILTRLGYQKTTTVFSDEYKEKLNEIIKSGILLCNTKGVFGRYEIIEKSEKYVKLENGVVFESASLAKLLNKSIEVVLMASTVGKEITDKIHFEVESGDASLGVILDSVASQTADAALNWMVDFINKLIRREGKSLTRTRYSPGYGDLPLINQKKIFDTLGLEKLGLNITERYMLLPEKSVIAIAGIEGIDSDE; from the coding sequence ATGAATGAAAGCAATAAAATCAAGTATTTTGAGTATATTCCGTCAAAACCAAATGAGAGTATGATTCTTACAAGGCTTGGTTATCAGAAGACCACTACAGTTTTTAGTGATGAATATAAAGAAAAGCTAAATGAGATTATAAAGTCAGGTATTTTACTCTGCAATACCAAGGGTGTTTTCGGAAGATATGAGATTATCGAAAAAAGCGAGAAATATGTGAAGCTGGAAAATGGCGTGGTTTTTGAAAGCGCTAGTCTGGCAAAACTTTTAAATAAAAGTATTGAGGTTGTTTTGATGGCCTCTACTGTTGGTAAGGAGATCACAGATAAAATACATTTTGAAGTTGAAAGCGGAGATGCTTCGCTTGGCGTTATCCTGGATTCTGTAGCATCACAGACTGCGGATGCGGCGCTTAACTGGATGGTTGACTTCATAAATAAATTGATAAGAAGAGAAGGAAAAAGCCTTACCAGGACAAGGTACAGCCCGGGATATGGAGATCTTCCGTTAATAAATCAAAAAAAGATTTTTGACACTTTAGGTCTGGAGAAGCTTGGACTTAATATTACTGAAAGATATATGCTGCTACCTGAAAAATCTGTAATTGCAATAGCTGGAATAGAAGGGATTGATTCTGATGAATAA